The Cyprinus carpio isolate SPL01 chromosome A5, ASM1834038v1, whole genome shotgun sequence genome has a segment encoding these proteins:
- the LOC109055921 gene encoding MLX-interacting protein isoform X6, translating to MQYVEKRQNPVCHFVTPLDGNMDSGVHRPTEAIATEGKYWKRRIEIVIREYHKWRTYFKKRLQKHKDEDLSSLLRVAEEQFSLFGEVCPDTCRVLLYQDEDVSAGGRRRSRRSHDSPVPMEMDLLFDMDVLMSEFSDTLFSTLASHQPVAWPNPREIAHAGNADMIQPGLIPLQPNLDFMDTFEPLQDLFHTLRPPAFPSTPPTAPAVTALTSSSSQTQAPLLSSMPLDYRLIPSAPLPSHLSVGTQDNGNAVGPSYQQTYMPLFPEQVSPSVPPLLPPPAPPVPAAPQPLQCGGVSTVTTVPSVPSVPPPSVVTQTSPSTVTPSDAATTFSHRSSFELPSPQPAASASHRSQAVNFASPKSILPPVSGKKIRHTQRPIVPANPLPSPQLILTGPSSAMIVTSSLSADVVPSTGMVLAPPSIPCGSAGFHILPQTQKSPQLIVPKEETATTISNKKRSVQSAGTAHDRRVSGQGSPLGAEQVPSPQSPLNPCAGKNEGSQISNAATLQKTVDYISKLQLERQQMQEETKRLREEIEELNASISLCQEQLPDTGVPVARHRFDHMKEKFDDYVKNRTLQNWKFWIFSVIIHPLFESFNGTVSTTNSTELCETTMQWLDRYCALPVLRPMVLRTLRQLCTSTSILTDPSLLPEEAKKAALNPKKHSSGS from the exons ATGCAAT ATGTAGAGAAGAGACAGAACCCCGTGTGCCATTTCGTCACTCCCTTGGATGGAAATATGGACTCAGGAGTACACCGGCCAACAGAG GCAATCGCTACAGAAGGAAAGTACTGGAAAAGGAGAATCGAAATCGTGATCCGAGAATATCATAAATGGAGAACATATTTCAAGAAAAGA TTGCAGAAGCACAAGGATGAAGACCTGTCAAGCCTTCTCAGG GTTGCGGAGGAACAGTTTTCACTGTTTGGGGAAGTGTGTCCAGACACCTGCCGTGTCCTCTTGTACCAGGATGAGGACGTCAGCGCGGGAGGCCGCCGCAGGTCCCGCAGGAGTCACGATTCGCCGGTTCCAATGGAGATGGACCTGCTCTTCGACATGGACGTGCTCATGTCCGAATTCTCAGACACACTCTTTTCCACGCTGGCCTCTCATCAACCCGTAGCGTGGCCCAATCCGAGGGAGATTG CCCATGCAGGTAATGCAGATATGATCCAGCCAGGCCTCATCCCACTGCAGCCCAACCTGGACTTCATGGACACTTTTGAGCCTCTGCAAG ATTTGTTTCACACCCTGCGTCCGCCAGCCTTCCCCTCCACCCCCCCCACCGCCCCAGCAGTCACTGCCTTAACCAGCAGCAGCTCCCAAACACAG GCTCCCCTGCTGTCCTCCATGCCGCTGGACTACCGCCTCATCCCCTCTGCTCCTTTGCCCAGCCACCTCTCAGTCGGCACTCAGGACAATGGTAACGCTGTTGGCCCGTCCTACCAACAAACCTACATGCCTCTTTTCCCAGAGCAAGTGAGCCCCTCCGTCCCACCTCTCCTGCCCCCACCAGCTCCTCCTGTCCCAGCAGCCCCTCAGCCTCTCCAGTGTGGAGGTGTGTCCACCGTCACTACAGTCCCGAGTGTCCCGAGCGTCCCGCCTCCGTCCGTGGTCACGCAGACCTCCCCTTCCACAGTAACCCCCTCTGATGCAGCCACCACCTTCAGTCACCGATCAAGCTTTGAGCTGCCGTCTCCACAGCCGGCGGCCTCCGCCTCACACCGCTCACAGGCGGTCAACTTCGCCTCGCCCAAATCTATTCTGCCTCCTGTCTCGGGCAAAAAGATCAGACATACACAGAGACCGATTGTCCCGGCCAACCCGCTGCCATCTCCTCAGCTCATACTCACAG GTCCCAGCAGTGCTATGATTGTCACGTCGTCTCTCAGCGCTGATGTTGTCCCCAGCACTGGTATGGTCCTTGCCCCCCCCAGTATTCCTTGT GGATCCGCTGGTTTTCATATTCTCCCTCAGACACAAAAGTCTCCACAACTAATCGTACCCAAAGAGGAAACTGCCACAACTATATCCAACAAGAAGAGATCCGTACAGTCAGCAGGTACAG CACATGACAGACGAGTCTCAGGTCAGGGGTCACCTCTGGGAGCAGAACAGGTCCCGAGCCCCCAGTCACCCCTCAACCCCTGCGCAGGCAAAAATGAAGGCAGTCAG ATCAGTAATGCGGCGACTCTTCAGAAGACCGTTGACTACATTAGCAAACTGCAACTAGAGAGACAGCAGATGCAGGAAGAGACCAAGAGACTACGAGAGGAGATTGAGGAGCTTAATGCATCTATAAG CTTGTGTCAGGAACAGCTCCCTGATACAGGGGTTCCCGTCGCACGGCATCGCTTTGACCACATGAAGGAGAAGTTTGACGACTACGTGAAGAACAGAACTCTTCAGAACTGGAAATTCTGGATC TTCAGCGTCATTATTCATCCTCTGTTTGAGTCCTTCAATGGAACGGTGTCGACCACCAACAGCACAGAGCTGTGTGAAACCACCATGCAGTGGCTGGATCGTTACTGCGCCCTGCCAGTCCTCCGACCGA TGGTACTCAGGACGTTACGACAGCTCTGTACTAGCACCTCCATCTTGACGGATCCCTCACTTTTGCCCGAGGAAGCTAAAAAGGCTGCTCTCAACCCAAAAAAACATTCCTCAGGATCTTAG
- the LOC109055921 gene encoding MLX-interacting protein isoform X5, whose protein sequence is MQYVEKRQNPVCHFVTPLDGNMDSGVHRPTEAIATEGKYWKRRIEIVIREYHKWRTYFKKRLQKHKDEDLSSLLRDEDVSAGGRRRSRRSHDSPVPMEMDLLFDMDVLMSEFSDTLFSTLASHQPVAWPNPREIAHAGNADMIQPGLIPLQPNLDFMDTFEPLQDLFHTLRPPAFPSTPPTAPAVTALTSSSSQTQAPLLSSMPLDYRLIPSAPLPSHLSVGTQDNGNAVGPSYQQTYMPLFPEQVSPSVPPLLPPPAPPVPAAPQPLQCGGVSTVTTVPSVPSVPPPSVVTQTSPSTVTPSDAATTFSHRSSFELPSPQPAASASHRSQAVNFASPKSILPPVSGKKIRHTQRPIVPANPLPSPQLILTGPSSAMIVTSSLSADVVPSTGMVLAPPSIPCGSAGFHILPQTQKSPQLIVPKEETATTISNKKRSVQSAGTAHDRRVSGQGSPLGAEQVPSPQSPLNPCAGKNEGSQGELGTLLTGQLSKSRRVNHISAEQKRRFTINACFKTLCNLVPTLRPQSNISNAATLQKTVDYISKLQLERQQMQEETKRLREEIEELNASISLCQEQLPDTGVPVARHRFDHMKEKFDDYVKNRTLQNWKFWIFSVIIHPLFESFNGTVSTTNSTELCETTMQWLDRYCALPVLRPMVLRTLRQLCTSTSILTDPSLLPEEAKKAALNPKKHSSGS, encoded by the exons ATGCAAT ATGTAGAGAAGAGACAGAACCCCGTGTGCCATTTCGTCACTCCCTTGGATGGAAATATGGACTCAGGAGTACACCGGCCAACAGAG GCAATCGCTACAGAAGGAAAGTACTGGAAAAGGAGAATCGAAATCGTGATCCGAGAATATCATAAATGGAGAACATATTTCAAGAAAAGA TTGCAGAAGCACAAGGATGAAGACCTGTCAAGCCTTCTCAGG GATGAGGACGTCAGCGCGGGAGGCCGCCGCAGGTCCCGCAGGAGTCACGATTCGCCGGTTCCAATGGAGATGGACCTGCTCTTCGACATGGACGTGCTCATGTCCGAATTCTCAGACACACTCTTTTCCACGCTGGCCTCTCATCAACCCGTAGCGTGGCCCAATCCGAGGGAGATTG CCCATGCAGGTAATGCAGATATGATCCAGCCAGGCCTCATCCCACTGCAGCCCAACCTGGACTTCATGGACACTTTTGAGCCTCTGCAAG ATTTGTTTCACACCCTGCGTCCGCCAGCCTTCCCCTCCACCCCCCCCACCGCCCCAGCAGTCACTGCCTTAACCAGCAGCAGCTCCCAAACACAG GCTCCCCTGCTGTCCTCCATGCCGCTGGACTACCGCCTCATCCCCTCTGCTCCTTTGCCCAGCCACCTCTCAGTCGGCACTCAGGACAATGGTAACGCTGTTGGCCCGTCCTACCAACAAACCTACATGCCTCTTTTCCCAGAGCAAGTGAGCCCCTCCGTCCCACCTCTCCTGCCCCCACCAGCTCCTCCTGTCCCAGCAGCCCCTCAGCCTCTCCAGTGTGGAGGTGTGTCCACCGTCACTACAGTCCCGAGTGTCCCGAGCGTCCCGCCTCCGTCCGTGGTCACGCAGACCTCCCCTTCCACAGTAACCCCCTCTGATGCAGCCACCACCTTCAGTCACCGATCAAGCTTTGAGCTGCCGTCTCCACAGCCGGCGGCCTCCGCCTCACACCGCTCACAGGCGGTCAACTTCGCCTCGCCCAAATCTATTCTGCCTCCTGTCTCGGGCAAAAAGATCAGACATACACAGAGACCGATTGTCCCGGCCAACCCGCTGCCATCTCCTCAGCTCATACTCACAG GTCCCAGCAGTGCTATGATTGTCACGTCGTCTCTCAGCGCTGATGTTGTCCCCAGCACTGGTATGGTCCTTGCCCCCCCCAGTATTCCTTGT GGATCCGCTGGTTTTCATATTCTCCCTCAGACACAAAAGTCTCCACAACTAATCGTACCCAAAGAGGAAACTGCCACAACTATATCCAACAAGAAGAGATCCGTACAGTCAGCAGGTACAG CACATGACAGACGAGTCTCAGGTCAGGGGTCACCTCTGGGAGCAGAACAGGTCCCGAGCCCCCAGTCACCCCTCAACCCCTGCGCAGGCAAAAATGAAGGCAGTCAG GGGGAACTAGGAACTCTGTTAACTGGCCAGCTGAGCAAG AGCCGCAGAGTGAATCACATATCTGCTGAGCAGAAGAGGCGATTCACCATAAATGCCTGCTTCAAGACGTTGTGCAATCTGGTGCCGACTCTCAGGCCTCAATCAAAT ATCAGTAATGCGGCGACTCTTCAGAAGACCGTTGACTACATTAGCAAACTGCAACTAGAGAGACAGCAGATGCAGGAAGAGACCAAGAGACTACGAGAGGAGATTGAGGAGCTTAATGCATCTATAAG CTTGTGTCAGGAACAGCTCCCTGATACAGGGGTTCCCGTCGCACGGCATCGCTTTGACCACATGAAGGAGAAGTTTGACGACTACGTGAAGAACAGAACTCTTCAGAACTGGAAATTCTGGATC TTCAGCGTCATTATTCATCCTCTGTTTGAGTCCTTCAATGGAACGGTGTCGACCACCAACAGCACAGAGCTGTGTGAAACCACCATGCAGTGGCTGGATCGTTACTGCGCCCTGCCAGTCCTCCGACCGA TGGTACTCAGGACGTTACGACAGCTCTGTACTAGCACCTCCATCTTGACGGATCCCTCACTTTTGCCCGAGGAAGCTAAAAAGGCTGCTCTCAACCCAAAAAAACATTCCTCAGGATCTTAG
- the LOC109055921 gene encoding MLX-interacting protein isoform X9, which yields MQYVEKRQNPVCHFVTPLDGNMDSGVHRPTEAIATEGKYWKRRIEIVIREYHKWRTYFKKRLQKHKDEDLSSLLRVAEEQFSLFGEVCPDTCRVLLYQDEDVSAGGRRRSRRSHDSPVPMEMDLLFDMDVLMSEFSDTLFSTLASHQPVAWPNPREIAHAGNADMIQPGLIPLQPNLDFMDTFEPLQDLFHTLRPPAFPSTPPTAPAVTALTSSSSQTQAPLLSSMPLDYRLIPSAPLPSHLSVGTQDNGNAVGPSYQQTYMPLFPEQVSPSVPPLLPPPAPPVPAAPQPLQCGGVSTVTTVPSVPSVPPPSVVTQTSPSTVTPSDAATTFSHRSSFELPSPQPAASASHRSQAVNFASPKSILPPVSGKKIRHTQRPIVPANPLPSPQLILTAHDRRVSGQGSPLGAEQVPSPQSPLNPCAGKNEGSQSRRVNHISAEQKRRFTINACFKTLCNLVPTLRPQSNISNAATLQKTVDYISKLQLERQQMQEETKRLREEIEELNASISLCQEQLPDTGVPVARHRFDHMKEKFDDYVKNRTLQNWKFWIFSVIIHPLFESFNGTVSTTNSTELCETTMQWLDRYCALPVLRPMVLRTLRQLCTSTSILTDPSLLPEEAKKAALNPKKHSSGS from the exons ATGCAAT ATGTAGAGAAGAGACAGAACCCCGTGTGCCATTTCGTCACTCCCTTGGATGGAAATATGGACTCAGGAGTACACCGGCCAACAGAG GCAATCGCTACAGAAGGAAAGTACTGGAAAAGGAGAATCGAAATCGTGATCCGAGAATATCATAAATGGAGAACATATTTCAAGAAAAGA TTGCAGAAGCACAAGGATGAAGACCTGTCAAGCCTTCTCAGG GTTGCGGAGGAACAGTTTTCACTGTTTGGGGAAGTGTGTCCAGACACCTGCCGTGTCCTCTTGTACCAGGATGAGGACGTCAGCGCGGGAGGCCGCCGCAGGTCCCGCAGGAGTCACGATTCGCCGGTTCCAATGGAGATGGACCTGCTCTTCGACATGGACGTGCTCATGTCCGAATTCTCAGACACACTCTTTTCCACGCTGGCCTCTCATCAACCCGTAGCGTGGCCCAATCCGAGGGAGATTG CCCATGCAGGTAATGCAGATATGATCCAGCCAGGCCTCATCCCACTGCAGCCCAACCTGGACTTCATGGACACTTTTGAGCCTCTGCAAG ATTTGTTTCACACCCTGCGTCCGCCAGCCTTCCCCTCCACCCCCCCCACCGCCCCAGCAGTCACTGCCTTAACCAGCAGCAGCTCCCAAACACAG GCTCCCCTGCTGTCCTCCATGCCGCTGGACTACCGCCTCATCCCCTCTGCTCCTTTGCCCAGCCACCTCTCAGTCGGCACTCAGGACAATGGTAACGCTGTTGGCCCGTCCTACCAACAAACCTACATGCCTCTTTTCCCAGAGCAAGTGAGCCCCTCCGTCCCACCTCTCCTGCCCCCACCAGCTCCTCCTGTCCCAGCAGCCCCTCAGCCTCTCCAGTGTGGAGGTGTGTCCACCGTCACTACAGTCCCGAGTGTCCCGAGCGTCCCGCCTCCGTCCGTGGTCACGCAGACCTCCCCTTCCACAGTAACCCCCTCTGATGCAGCCACCACCTTCAGTCACCGATCAAGCTTTGAGCTGCCGTCTCCACAGCCGGCGGCCTCCGCCTCACACCGCTCACAGGCGGTCAACTTCGCCTCGCCCAAATCTATTCTGCCTCCTGTCTCGGGCAAAAAGATCAGACATACACAGAGACCGATTGTCCCGGCCAACCCGCTGCCATCTCCTCAGCTCATACTCACAG CACATGACAGACGAGTCTCAGGTCAGGGGTCACCTCTGGGAGCAGAACAGGTCCCGAGCCCCCAGTCACCCCTCAACCCCTGCGCAGGCAAAAATGAAGGCAGTCAG AGCCGCAGAGTGAATCACATATCTGCTGAGCAGAAGAGGCGATTCACCATAAATGCCTGCTTCAAGACGTTGTGCAATCTGGTGCCGACTCTCAGGCCTCAATCAAAT ATCAGTAATGCGGCGACTCTTCAGAAGACCGTTGACTACATTAGCAAACTGCAACTAGAGAGACAGCAGATGCAGGAAGAGACCAAGAGACTACGAGAGGAGATTGAGGAGCTTAATGCATCTATAAG CTTGTGTCAGGAACAGCTCCCTGATACAGGGGTTCCCGTCGCACGGCATCGCTTTGACCACATGAAGGAGAAGTTTGACGACTACGTGAAGAACAGAACTCTTCAGAACTGGAAATTCTGGATC TTCAGCGTCATTATTCATCCTCTGTTTGAGTCCTTCAATGGAACGGTGTCGACCACCAACAGCACAGAGCTGTGTGAAACCACCATGCAGTGGCTGGATCGTTACTGCGCCCTGCCAGTCCTCCGACCGA TGGTACTCAGGACGTTACGACAGCTCTGTACTAGCACCTCCATCTTGACGGATCCCTCACTTTTGCCCGAGGAAGCTAAAAAGGCTGCTCTCAACCCAAAAAAACATTCCTCAGGATCTTAG
- the LOC109055921 gene encoding MLX-interacting protein isoform X8 encodes MQYVEKRQNPVCHFVTPLDGNMDSGVHRPTEAIATEGKYWKRRIEIVIREYHKWRTYFKKRLQKHKDEDLSSLLRVAEEQFSLFGEVCPDTCRVLLYQDEDVSAGGRRRSRRSHDSPVPMEMDLLFDMDVLMSEFSDTLFSTLASHQPVAWPNPREIAHAGNADMIQPGLIPLQPNLDFMDTFEPLQDLFHTLRPPAFPSTPPTAPAVTALTSSSSQTQAPLLSSMPLDYRLIPSAPLPSHLSVGTQDNGNAVGPSYQQTYMPLFPEQVSPSVPPLLPPPAPPVPAAPQPLQCGGVSTVTTVPSVPSVPPPSVVTQTSPSTVTPSDAATTFSHRSSFELPSPQPAASASHRSQAVNFASPKSILPPVSGKKIRHTQRPIVPANPLPSPQLILTAHDRRVSGQGSPLGAEQVPSPQSPLNPCAGKNEGSQGELGTLLTGQLSKSRRVNHISAEQKRRFTINACFKTLCNLVPTLRPQSNISNAATLQKTVDYISKLQLERQQMQEETKRLREEIEELNASISLCQEQLPDTGVPVARHRFDHMKEKFDDYVKNRTLQNWKFWIFSVIIHPLFESFNGTVSTTNSTELCETTMQWLDRYCALPVLRPMVLRTLRQLCTSTSILTDPSLLPEEAKKAALNPKKHSSGS; translated from the exons ATGCAAT ATGTAGAGAAGAGACAGAACCCCGTGTGCCATTTCGTCACTCCCTTGGATGGAAATATGGACTCAGGAGTACACCGGCCAACAGAG GCAATCGCTACAGAAGGAAAGTACTGGAAAAGGAGAATCGAAATCGTGATCCGAGAATATCATAAATGGAGAACATATTTCAAGAAAAGA TTGCAGAAGCACAAGGATGAAGACCTGTCAAGCCTTCTCAGG GTTGCGGAGGAACAGTTTTCACTGTTTGGGGAAGTGTGTCCAGACACCTGCCGTGTCCTCTTGTACCAGGATGAGGACGTCAGCGCGGGAGGCCGCCGCAGGTCCCGCAGGAGTCACGATTCGCCGGTTCCAATGGAGATGGACCTGCTCTTCGACATGGACGTGCTCATGTCCGAATTCTCAGACACACTCTTTTCCACGCTGGCCTCTCATCAACCCGTAGCGTGGCCCAATCCGAGGGAGATTG CCCATGCAGGTAATGCAGATATGATCCAGCCAGGCCTCATCCCACTGCAGCCCAACCTGGACTTCATGGACACTTTTGAGCCTCTGCAAG ATTTGTTTCACACCCTGCGTCCGCCAGCCTTCCCCTCCACCCCCCCCACCGCCCCAGCAGTCACTGCCTTAACCAGCAGCAGCTCCCAAACACAG GCTCCCCTGCTGTCCTCCATGCCGCTGGACTACCGCCTCATCCCCTCTGCTCCTTTGCCCAGCCACCTCTCAGTCGGCACTCAGGACAATGGTAACGCTGTTGGCCCGTCCTACCAACAAACCTACATGCCTCTTTTCCCAGAGCAAGTGAGCCCCTCCGTCCCACCTCTCCTGCCCCCACCAGCTCCTCCTGTCCCAGCAGCCCCTCAGCCTCTCCAGTGTGGAGGTGTGTCCACCGTCACTACAGTCCCGAGTGTCCCGAGCGTCCCGCCTCCGTCCGTGGTCACGCAGACCTCCCCTTCCACAGTAACCCCCTCTGATGCAGCCACCACCTTCAGTCACCGATCAAGCTTTGAGCTGCCGTCTCCACAGCCGGCGGCCTCCGCCTCACACCGCTCACAGGCGGTCAACTTCGCCTCGCCCAAATCTATTCTGCCTCCTGTCTCGGGCAAAAAGATCAGACATACACAGAGACCGATTGTCCCGGCCAACCCGCTGCCATCTCCTCAGCTCATACTCACAG CACATGACAGACGAGTCTCAGGTCAGGGGTCACCTCTGGGAGCAGAACAGGTCCCGAGCCCCCAGTCACCCCTCAACCCCTGCGCAGGCAAAAATGAAGGCAGTCAG GGGGAACTAGGAACTCTGTTAACTGGCCAGCTGAGCAAG AGCCGCAGAGTGAATCACATATCTGCTGAGCAGAAGAGGCGATTCACCATAAATGCCTGCTTCAAGACGTTGTGCAATCTGGTGCCGACTCTCAGGCCTCAATCAAAT ATCAGTAATGCGGCGACTCTTCAGAAGACCGTTGACTACATTAGCAAACTGCAACTAGAGAGACAGCAGATGCAGGAAGAGACCAAGAGACTACGAGAGGAGATTGAGGAGCTTAATGCATCTATAAG CTTGTGTCAGGAACAGCTCCCTGATACAGGGGTTCCCGTCGCACGGCATCGCTTTGACCACATGAAGGAGAAGTTTGACGACTACGTGAAGAACAGAACTCTTCAGAACTGGAAATTCTGGATC TTCAGCGTCATTATTCATCCTCTGTTTGAGTCCTTCAATGGAACGGTGTCGACCACCAACAGCACAGAGCTGTGTGAAACCACCATGCAGTGGCTGGATCGTTACTGCGCCCTGCCAGTCCTCCGACCGA TGGTACTCAGGACGTTACGACAGCTCTGTACTAGCACCTCCATCTTGACGGATCCCTCACTTTTGCCCGAGGAAGCTAAAAAGGCTGCTCTCAACCCAAAAAAACATTCCTCAGGATCTTAG
- the LOC109055921 gene encoding MLX-interacting protein isoform X7, whose product MQYVEKRQNPVCHFVTPLDGNMDSGVHRPTEAIATEGKYWKRRIEIVIREYHKWRTYFKKRLQKHKDEDLSSLLRVAEEQFSLFGEVCPDTCRVLLYQDEDVSAGGRRRSRRSHDSPVPMEMDLLFDMDVLMSEFSDTLFSTLASHQPVAWPNPREIAHAGNADMIQPGLIPLQPNLDFMDTFEPLQDLFHTLRPPAFPSTPPTAPAVTALTSSSSQTQAPLLSSMPLDYRLIPSAPLPSHLSVGTQDNGNAVGPSYQQTYMPLFPEQVSPSVPPLLPPPAPPVPAAPQPLQCGGVSTVTTVPSVPSVPPPSVVTQTSPSTVTPSDAATTFSHRSSFELPSPQPAASASHRSQAVNFASPKSILPPVSGKKIRHTQRPIVPANPLPSPQLILTGPSSAMIVTSSLSADVVPSTGMVLAPPSIPCGSAGFHILPQTQKSPQLIVPKEETATTISNKKRSVQSAAHDRRVSGQGSPLGAEQVPSPQSPLNPCAGKNEGSQISNAATLQKTVDYISKLQLERQQMQEETKRLREEIEELNASISLCQEQLPDTGVPVARHRFDHMKEKFDDYVKNRTLQNWKFWIFSVIIHPLFESFNGTVSTTNSTELCETTMQWLDRYCALPVLRPMVLRTLRQLCTSTSILTDPSLLPEEAKKAALNPKKHSSGS is encoded by the exons ATGCAAT ATGTAGAGAAGAGACAGAACCCCGTGTGCCATTTCGTCACTCCCTTGGATGGAAATATGGACTCAGGAGTACACCGGCCAACAGAG GCAATCGCTACAGAAGGAAAGTACTGGAAAAGGAGAATCGAAATCGTGATCCGAGAATATCATAAATGGAGAACATATTTCAAGAAAAGA TTGCAGAAGCACAAGGATGAAGACCTGTCAAGCCTTCTCAGG GTTGCGGAGGAACAGTTTTCACTGTTTGGGGAAGTGTGTCCAGACACCTGCCGTGTCCTCTTGTACCAGGATGAGGACGTCAGCGCGGGAGGCCGCCGCAGGTCCCGCAGGAGTCACGATTCGCCGGTTCCAATGGAGATGGACCTGCTCTTCGACATGGACGTGCTCATGTCCGAATTCTCAGACACACTCTTTTCCACGCTGGCCTCTCATCAACCCGTAGCGTGGCCCAATCCGAGGGAGATTG CCCATGCAGGTAATGCAGATATGATCCAGCCAGGCCTCATCCCACTGCAGCCCAACCTGGACTTCATGGACACTTTTGAGCCTCTGCAAG ATTTGTTTCACACCCTGCGTCCGCCAGCCTTCCCCTCCACCCCCCCCACCGCCCCAGCAGTCACTGCCTTAACCAGCAGCAGCTCCCAAACACAG GCTCCCCTGCTGTCCTCCATGCCGCTGGACTACCGCCTCATCCCCTCTGCTCCTTTGCCCAGCCACCTCTCAGTCGGCACTCAGGACAATGGTAACGCTGTTGGCCCGTCCTACCAACAAACCTACATGCCTCTTTTCCCAGAGCAAGTGAGCCCCTCCGTCCCACCTCTCCTGCCCCCACCAGCTCCTCCTGTCCCAGCAGCCCCTCAGCCTCTCCAGTGTGGAGGTGTGTCCACCGTCACTACAGTCCCGAGTGTCCCGAGCGTCCCGCCTCCGTCCGTGGTCACGCAGACCTCCCCTTCCACAGTAACCCCCTCTGATGCAGCCACCACCTTCAGTCACCGATCAAGCTTTGAGCTGCCGTCTCCACAGCCGGCGGCCTCCGCCTCACACCGCTCACAGGCGGTCAACTTCGCCTCGCCCAAATCTATTCTGCCTCCTGTCTCGGGCAAAAAGATCAGACATACACAGAGACCGATTGTCCCGGCCAACCCGCTGCCATCTCCTCAGCTCATACTCACAG GTCCCAGCAGTGCTATGATTGTCACGTCGTCTCTCAGCGCTGATGTTGTCCCCAGCACTGGTATGGTCCTTGCCCCCCCCAGTATTCCTTGT GGATCCGCTGGTTTTCATATTCTCCCTCAGACACAAAAGTCTCCACAACTAATCGTACCCAAAGAGGAAACTGCCACAACTATATCCAACAAGAAGAGATCCGTACAGTCAGCAG CACATGACAGACGAGTCTCAGGTCAGGGGTCACCTCTGGGAGCAGAACAGGTCCCGAGCCCCCAGTCACCCCTCAACCCCTGCGCAGGCAAAAATGAAGGCAGTCAG ATCAGTAATGCGGCGACTCTTCAGAAGACCGTTGACTACATTAGCAAACTGCAACTAGAGAGACAGCAGATGCAGGAAGAGACCAAGAGACTACGAGAGGAGATTGAGGAGCTTAATGCATCTATAAG CTTGTGTCAGGAACAGCTCCCTGATACAGGGGTTCCCGTCGCACGGCATCGCTTTGACCACATGAAGGAGAAGTTTGACGACTACGTGAAGAACAGAACTCTTCAGAACTGGAAATTCTGGATC TTCAGCGTCATTATTCATCCTCTGTTTGAGTCCTTCAATGGAACGGTGTCGACCACCAACAGCACAGAGCTGTGTGAAACCACCATGCAGTGGCTGGATCGTTACTGCGCCCTGCCAGTCCTCCGACCGA TGGTACTCAGGACGTTACGACAGCTCTGTACTAGCACCTCCATCTTGACGGATCCCTCACTTTTGCCCGAGGAAGCTAAAAAGGCTGCTCTCAACCCAAAAAAACATTCCTCAGGATCTTAG